One genomic window of Magnolia sinica isolate HGM2019 chromosome 3, MsV1, whole genome shotgun sequence includes the following:
- the LOC131240098 gene encoding protein TIME FOR COFFEE-like isoform X4 produces MERNRESRRGTAAVSGSFSSSRRRSRGNVFRESHGVSEVEDGGNDPVVRDRSNGNDRSRRRRRLSSSNESFRVDQDDVADGSSDESLDEEHEEEDEMVPRTGGSLRQASRGKSQWKGSDEVIGVSVPRKARSASAKRLQDSFPAVRQSSSSSPARTSAASVSPPPSNASMRAGKRMKPVTMKTKPMKTSKVSISESEVEVEVAQVLYGLTRLQSHPSPAKPEIFQTSSPKLDLKHNSSNEASVSVVSKASSPVSSPVSPPSSQPLVLPQHSSPVAAPTLMAPKRKKPKPVSLEDSSDPTTLMACSSKSSGSTNAGNPISLVAASPVMKMAADKDPQGTKVEVLSAEGDKHAAVSNSDSSKPETSLPVSSTCQTSMPRDPLHPEEKPSSLNPAEAKTVVSPEERVPVSVVPTTAEERILDADCKLSIDQNQQITQKEMSSFSQDLPVPDVKLEAPKICSSVSAATEGVKGPRIEIDLMAPPENFCPDDCMTNAVDRSAPLASDYGHRQVIDGTVDKSKGITNIAEKMEVEKASVKQDHSILSEVKIQVKEAVEEVNLEKQSVNERKTESHHDGHNLDRAGNKQQHFQKLTKSTARQAERTAPPIGIIPTAATPTPMMIPGWHGGLPPFGYLGSSPANPSGVPSVRGAIHMEGNAAIPNAPVVMLPHPRPNRCATHLFIARLIHYQQQLARLNPFWHAAAAAGSAALYGAKPYNMSILPQSDVLLFGGSSIRNPNTLPNSSLGCGSAGSLNGHNLKEKAPNSFADVPRKQPLLPQSAQQGPAFIFPISQSKAGETKPGGLAESAGLLSASGAAAAAVAAAAASANTKFGNIATPTSDPQYLTMLHSNYPFPVPPPYRAHINQQPLQPAAAPFFAGSFYPSQLLQLQSHSLPQTQNPTCSTGSLTSHKQHLRPPHGFPASKPPESHGTELEPPKNSEDGTDGQASLVQKKKLQAQNFPSNYPNLNTNLPQNFPIMAAALGGKLPQQPGDPGFQTIMKGVEVARPVPPGQAMLQALPDVGHNHYQLGNLSKAPAKVPVARDNDKSTESSHPPSMGTAVQQQVMARAKPAVSAASTVMASGGMAYADRMPVVYSSANFPGGPMGLSNMQNPLQWKMQSSQRVAQAGPLGNAILQSPAAVLATSNAGSPAGKVAKLPSTPLNSSQKVMTTGPSVSAQSAQAQSLGKNQQLFFNSEPVHQSGGTALPQKRHAEPNSVAQAVFSGNMNARRAANQHAQPVLTGSGAGSYVVGGGKGAAVLGPLVGGPIAAMAGASYGKSATNLPAKSTEQKPATA; encoded by the exons ATGGAGAGAAATAGGGAGAGTAGAAGAGGAACGGCTGCTGTTTCCGGAAGCTTCTCGTCTTCTCGGCGCAGATCTCGAGGCAACGTGTTTAGGGAGTCTCACG GTGTTTCTGAGGTTGAAGATGGAGGGAACGATCCCGTGGTTAGAGATCGATCCAACGGTAACGATCGATCTAGAAGGAGACGGAGGCTGAGCAGCTCAAACGAGAGCTTCCGTGTTGATCAGGATGACGTTGCAGACGGAAGCTCCGACGAGAGCTTGGATGAAGAGcatgaggaagaagatgagatggTTCCACGCACCGGAGGTTCGTTGCGGCAGGCTAGCAGAGGCAAATCGCAGTGGAAG GGATCGGATGAGGTTATTGGGGTTTCAGTTCCTCGCAAGGCTCGCTCTG CTTCGGCTAAAAGGTTGCAGGATTCATTTCCGGCTGTTCggcagtcttcttcttcttcgcctGCCCGGACTAGTGCCGCATCTGTTTCCCCACCCCCGTCCAATGCTTCAATGAGAGCAGGCAAAAGAATG AAACCTGTAACGATGAAAACAAAGCCCATGAAGACATCAAAA GTCTCAATTTCAGAAAGTGAAGTTGAAGTTGAAGTTGCTCAGGTCTTGTATGGACTCACCAGGCTGCAGTCTCATCCCTCTCCTGCCAAGCCAGAGATCTTTCAAACTTCTTCCCCAAAACTTGATCTGAAGCACAACTCATCAAATGAAGCTTCAGTCTCAGTTGTGTCCAAAGCTTCATCTCCAGTGTCAAGTCCTGTTTCACCCCCATCTTCGCAACCCTTAGTGTTGCCACAACATTCAAGCCCTGTTGCTGCACCAACTCTGATGG CTCCAAAAAGGAAAAAGCCAAAGCCTGTATCGTTAGAAGACAGCAGCGACCCCACTACCTTGATGGCATGTTCTTCCAAGTCCTCTGGAAGCACCAATGCAGGGAACCCTATCAGTTTGGTTGCCGCTTCTCCTGTAATGAAGATGGCAGCAGACAAGGATCCCCAAGGTACAAAAGTGGAGGTTTTATCTGCAGAAGGTGACAAACATGCAGCAGTCAGTAATTCTGATTCTTCCAAACCGGAAACTTCTTTGCCAGTTTCTTCAACCTGTCAGACTTCTATGCCAAGAGATCCTCTCCATCCAGAAGAGAAACCAAGCTCCTTGAATCCTGCTGAGGCAAAAACCGTCGTGTCTCCAGAAGAGAGGGTACCTGTAAGTGTTGTCCCGACAACAGCAGAAGAAAGAATTTTAGATGCCGACTGCAAATTATCCATtgatcaaaatcaacaaatcacCCAAAAGGAGATGAGCTCTTTCAGCCAAGATTTGCCTGTTCCAGATGTTAAGCTTGAGGCACCAAAGAT ATGTTCTTCAGTTTCTGCTGCTACTGAGGGAGTGAAAGGGCCTAGAATTGAAATCGATCTGATG GCACCTCCTGAAAATTTCTGTCCTGATGACTGCATGACCAATGCTGTTGATAGAAGTGCCCCTCTTGCATCAGATTACGGGCAT CGCCAAGTCATTGATGGAACTGTTGATAAGAGCAAAGGAATCACCAATATAGCTGAAAAGATGGAGGTAGAGAAAGCATCAGTGAAGCAGGATCACAGCATTCTGTCCGAGGTGAAAATCCAAGTAAAGGAAGCTGTGGAGGAGGTGAACTTGGAGAAACAGTCAGTCAACGAGAGGAAAACTGAATCACATCATGATGGACACAATTTGGATAGGGCTGGTAACAAGCAACAGCACTTTCAGAAACTTACCAAAAGTACAGCAAGACAGGCAGAGAGAACTG CACCACCCATAGGGATCATACCTACTGCTGCAACCCCGACTCCCATGATGATTCCTGGTTGGCATGGAGGTCTTCCTCCATTTGG GTATCTGGGTTCAAGCCCAGCTAATCCTTCTGGAGTGCCATCTGTTCGAGGAGCTATACATATGGAAGGGAATGCTGCCATCCCAAAT GCCCCTGTTGTCATGTTACCACATCCGCGGCCAAATCGTTGTGCAACTCATCTTTTCATTGCTCGTCTTATCCATTACCAGCAACAACTAGCAAGACTCAACCCTTTCTggcatgctgctgctgctgctggctcAGCAGCTCTTTATGGAGCCAAGCCCTATAACATGAGTATCTTGCCCCAGTCAGATGTATTACTGTTTGGTGGCTCTTCTATCAGGAATCCAAACACCCTACCCAACAGTAGTCTTGGATGTGGTTCAGCAGGCAGTCTAAATGGCCACAACCTGAAGGAAAAGGCTCCCAACTCTTTTGCAGATGTGCCAAGAAAGCAGCCATTACTTCCTCAATCAGCACAGCAG GGGCCGGCCTTCATTTTTCCCATCTCCCAGTCTAAAGCAGGGGAAACAAAACCGGGCGGCTTAGCAGAAAGTGCAGGTTTATTGTCCGCCTCTGGAGCAGCAGCTGCAGCTGTGGCTGCTGCTGCCGCTTCTGCAAATACCAAGTTTGGCAACATAGCAACACCAACCTCCGATCCTCAGTACCTCACCATGCTTCACAGTAACTATCCTTTTCCTGTCCCACCACCCTACAGGGCCCATATAAACCAGCAACCGCTGCAGCCAGCAGCAGCTCCTTTCTTTGCTGGCTCTTTCTACCCTTCTCAGCTATTGCAGCTCCAGTCACACTCCCTGCCACAAACTCAAAATCCCACCTGTTCAACTGGGTCATTGACCTCTCATAAGCAGCACCTCCGACCACCGCATGGGTTTCCAGCATCAAAGCCTCCAGAGTCTCATGGCACTGAGCTCGAACCTCCCAAGAACAGTGAGGATGGTACTGATGGTCAAGCCTCGCTTGTTCAGAAGAAGAAGCTCCAGGCCCAGAACTTCCCCAGCAACTACCCAAACTTAAACACAAACTTGCCTCAGAATTTTCCGATCATGGCAGCGGCTCTGGGTGGAAAGCTGCCACAACAGCCTGGTGACCCAGGTTTCCAGACGATCATGAAAGGTGTAGAGGTAGCCAGGCCAGTCCCACCAGGACAAGCAATGCTGCAAGCCTTGCCAGATGTTGGGCATAACCATTATCAGCTTGGTAATCTGTCAAAAGCTCCAGCAAAGGTTCCTGTTGCCAGGGACAATGATAAGTCGACTGAGTCTAGCCACCCCCCATCGATGGGAACTGCTGTGCAGCAGCAGGTCATGGCTCGAGCCAAACCAGCTGTTTCTGCTGCCTCAACGGTTATGGCATCAGGGGGGATGGCTTATGCTGACCGGATGCCTGTGGTCTATTCCAGTGCCAATTTTCCAGGAGGGCCGATGGGCTTGTCAAACATGCAGAACCCCCTGCAGTGGAAGATGCAATCTTCTCAGAGAGTGGCTCAAGCAGGCCCTCTTGGAAATGCCATTCTTCAATCACCTGCAGCAGTACTTGCAACCTCCAATGCTGGAAGTCCAGCAGGGAAGGTGGCGAAACTCCCATCCACACCGCTGAATTCAAGCCAGAAAGTGATGACTACTGGGCCGTCTGTTTCAGCTCAGTCAGCTCAGGCTCAGAGCCTGGGTAAGAACCAGCAGCTCTTCTTCAATTCGGAGCCTGTGCACCAGAGTGGTGGCACTGCTTTGCCCCAGAAGCGGCATGCAGAGCCAAATTCCGTAGCACAGGCAGTGTTTTCTGGCAACATGAATGCGAGAAGGGCTGCCAATCAGCATGCACAGCCAGTGCTGACAGGGTCTGGTGCTGGCAGTTATGTTGTGGGTGGTGGGAAGGGTGCTGCTGTCCTTGGTCCTTTGGTTGGTGGCCCTATAGCCGCAATGGCTGGGGCATCCTATGGAAAATCAGCTACAAACTTGCCTGCGAAATCAACTGAACAAAAACCAGCGACAG CTTGA
- the LOC131240098 gene encoding protein TIME FOR COFFEE-like isoform X5: MERNRESRRGTAAVSGSFSSSRRRSRGNVFRESHGVSEVEDGGNDPVVRDRSNGNDRSRRRRRLSSSNESFRVDQDDVADGSSDESLDEEHEEEDEMVPRTGGSLRQASRGKSQWKGSDEVIGVSVPRKARSASAKRLQDSFPAVRQSSSSSPARTSAASVSPPPSNASMRAGKRMKPVTMKTKPMKTSKVSISESEVEVEVAQVLYGLTRLQSHPSPAKPEIFQTSSPKLDLKHNSSNEASVSVVSKASSPVSSPVSPPSSQPLVLPQHSSPVAAPTLMAPKRKKPKPVSLEDSSDPTTLMACSSKSSGSTNAGNPISLVAASPVMKMAADKDPQVSSTCQTSMPRDPLHPEEKPSSLNPAEAKTVVSPEERVPVSVVPTTAEERILDADCKLSIDQNQQITQKEMSSFSQDLPVPDVKLEAPKMCVSPHKIRCSSVSAATEGVKGPRIEIDLMAPPENFCPDDCMTNAVDRSAPLASDYGHRQVIDGTVDKSKGITNIAEKMEVEKASVKQDHSILSEVKIQVKEAVEEVNLEKQSVNERKTESHHDGHNLDRAGNKQQHFQKLTKSTARQAERTAPPIGIIPTAATPTPMMIPGWHGGLPPFGYLGSSPANPSGVPSVRGAIHMEGNAAIPNAPVVMLPHPRPNRCATHLFIARLIHYQQQLARLNPFWHAAAAAGSAALYGAKPYNMSILPQSDVLLFGGSSIRNPNTLPNSSLGCGSAGSLNGHNLKEKAPNSFADVPRKQPLLPQSAQQGPAFIFPISQSKAGETKPGGLAESAGLLSASGAAAAAVAAAAASANTKFGNIATPTSDPQYLTMLHSNYPFPVPPPYRAHINQQPLQPAAAPFFAGSFYPSQLLQLQSHSLPQTQNPTCSTGSLTSHKQHLRPPHGFPASKPPESHGTELEPPKNSEDGTDGQASLVQKKKLQAQNFPSNYPNLNTNLPQNFPIMAAALGGKLPQQPGDPGFQTIMKGVEVARPVPPGQAMLQALPDVGHNHYQLGNLSKAPAKVPVARDNDKSTESSHPPSMGTAVQQQVMARAKPAVSAASTVMASGGMAYADRMPVVYSSANFPGGPMGLSNMQNPLQWKMQSSQRVAQAGPLGNAILQSPAAVLATSNAGSPAGKVAKLPSTPLNSSQKVMTTGPSVSAQSAQAQSLGKNQQLFFNSEPVHQSGGTALPQKRHAEPNSVAQAVFSGNMNARRAANQHAQPVLTGSGAGSYVVGGGKGAAVLGPLVGGPIAAMAGASYGKSATNLPAKSTEQKPATA, encoded by the exons ATGGAGAGAAATAGGGAGAGTAGAAGAGGAACGGCTGCTGTTTCCGGAAGCTTCTCGTCTTCTCGGCGCAGATCTCGAGGCAACGTGTTTAGGGAGTCTCACG GTGTTTCTGAGGTTGAAGATGGAGGGAACGATCCCGTGGTTAGAGATCGATCCAACGGTAACGATCGATCTAGAAGGAGACGGAGGCTGAGCAGCTCAAACGAGAGCTTCCGTGTTGATCAGGATGACGTTGCAGACGGAAGCTCCGACGAGAGCTTGGATGAAGAGcatgaggaagaagatgagatggTTCCACGCACCGGAGGTTCGTTGCGGCAGGCTAGCAGAGGCAAATCGCAGTGGAAG GGATCGGATGAGGTTATTGGGGTTTCAGTTCCTCGCAAGGCTCGCTCTG CTTCGGCTAAAAGGTTGCAGGATTCATTTCCGGCTGTTCggcagtcttcttcttcttcgcctGCCCGGACTAGTGCCGCATCTGTTTCCCCACCCCCGTCCAATGCTTCAATGAGAGCAGGCAAAAGAATG AAACCTGTAACGATGAAAACAAAGCCCATGAAGACATCAAAA GTCTCAATTTCAGAAAGTGAAGTTGAAGTTGAAGTTGCTCAGGTCTTGTATGGACTCACCAGGCTGCAGTCTCATCCCTCTCCTGCCAAGCCAGAGATCTTTCAAACTTCTTCCCCAAAACTTGATCTGAAGCACAACTCATCAAATGAAGCTTCAGTCTCAGTTGTGTCCAAAGCTTCATCTCCAGTGTCAAGTCCTGTTTCACCCCCATCTTCGCAACCCTTAGTGTTGCCACAACATTCAAGCCCTGTTGCTGCACCAACTCTGATGG CTCCAAAAAGGAAAAAGCCAAAGCCTGTATCGTTAGAAGACAGCAGCGACCCCACTACCTTGATGGCATGTTCTTCCAAGTCCTCTGGAAGCACCAATGCAGGGAACCCTATCAGTTTGGTTGCCGCTTCTCCTGTAATGAAGATGGCAGCAGACAAGGATCCCCAAG TTTCTTCAACCTGTCAGACTTCTATGCCAAGAGATCCTCTCCATCCAGAAGAGAAACCAAGCTCCTTGAATCCTGCTGAGGCAAAAACCGTCGTGTCTCCAGAAGAGAGGGTACCTGTAAGTGTTGTCCCGACAACAGCAGAAGAAAGAATTTTAGATGCCGACTGCAAATTATCCATtgatcaaaatcaacaaatcacCCAAAAGGAGATGAGCTCTTTCAGCCAAGATTTGCCTGTTCCAGATGTTAAGCTTGAGGCACCAAAGATGTGTGTTTCTCCTCATAAAAT TAGATGTTCTTCAGTTTCTGCTGCTACTGAGGGAGTGAAAGGGCCTAGAATTGAAATCGATCTGATG GCACCTCCTGAAAATTTCTGTCCTGATGACTGCATGACCAATGCTGTTGATAGAAGTGCCCCTCTTGCATCAGATTACGGGCAT CGCCAAGTCATTGATGGAACTGTTGATAAGAGCAAAGGAATCACCAATATAGCTGAAAAGATGGAGGTAGAGAAAGCATCAGTGAAGCAGGATCACAGCATTCTGTCCGAGGTGAAAATCCAAGTAAAGGAAGCTGTGGAGGAGGTGAACTTGGAGAAACAGTCAGTCAACGAGAGGAAAACTGAATCACATCATGATGGACACAATTTGGATAGGGCTGGTAACAAGCAACAGCACTTTCAGAAACTTACCAAAAGTACAGCAAGACAGGCAGAGAGAACTG CACCACCCATAGGGATCATACCTACTGCTGCAACCCCGACTCCCATGATGATTCCTGGTTGGCATGGAGGTCTTCCTCCATTTGG GTATCTGGGTTCAAGCCCAGCTAATCCTTCTGGAGTGCCATCTGTTCGAGGAGCTATACATATGGAAGGGAATGCTGCCATCCCAAAT GCCCCTGTTGTCATGTTACCACATCCGCGGCCAAATCGTTGTGCAACTCATCTTTTCATTGCTCGTCTTATCCATTACCAGCAACAACTAGCAAGACTCAACCCTTTCTggcatgctgctgctgctgctggctcAGCAGCTCTTTATGGAGCCAAGCCCTATAACATGAGTATCTTGCCCCAGTCAGATGTATTACTGTTTGGTGGCTCTTCTATCAGGAATCCAAACACCCTACCCAACAGTAGTCTTGGATGTGGTTCAGCAGGCAGTCTAAATGGCCACAACCTGAAGGAAAAGGCTCCCAACTCTTTTGCAGATGTGCCAAGAAAGCAGCCATTACTTCCTCAATCAGCACAGCAG GGGCCGGCCTTCATTTTTCCCATCTCCCAGTCTAAAGCAGGGGAAACAAAACCGGGCGGCTTAGCAGAAAGTGCAGGTTTATTGTCCGCCTCTGGAGCAGCAGCTGCAGCTGTGGCTGCTGCTGCCGCTTCTGCAAATACCAAGTTTGGCAACATAGCAACACCAACCTCCGATCCTCAGTACCTCACCATGCTTCACAGTAACTATCCTTTTCCTGTCCCACCACCCTACAGGGCCCATATAAACCAGCAACCGCTGCAGCCAGCAGCAGCTCCTTTCTTTGCTGGCTCTTTCTACCCTTCTCAGCTATTGCAGCTCCAGTCACACTCCCTGCCACAAACTCAAAATCCCACCTGTTCAACTGGGTCATTGACCTCTCATAAGCAGCACCTCCGACCACCGCATGGGTTTCCAGCATCAAAGCCTCCAGAGTCTCATGGCACTGAGCTCGAACCTCCCAAGAACAGTGAGGATGGTACTGATGGTCAAGCCTCGCTTGTTCAGAAGAAGAAGCTCCAGGCCCAGAACTTCCCCAGCAACTACCCAAACTTAAACACAAACTTGCCTCAGAATTTTCCGATCATGGCAGCGGCTCTGGGTGGAAAGCTGCCACAACAGCCTGGTGACCCAGGTTTCCAGACGATCATGAAAGGTGTAGAGGTAGCCAGGCCAGTCCCACCAGGACAAGCAATGCTGCAAGCCTTGCCAGATGTTGGGCATAACCATTATCAGCTTGGTAATCTGTCAAAAGCTCCAGCAAAGGTTCCTGTTGCCAGGGACAATGATAAGTCGACTGAGTCTAGCCACCCCCCATCGATGGGAACTGCTGTGCAGCAGCAGGTCATGGCTCGAGCCAAACCAGCTGTTTCTGCTGCCTCAACGGTTATGGCATCAGGGGGGATGGCTTATGCTGACCGGATGCCTGTGGTCTATTCCAGTGCCAATTTTCCAGGAGGGCCGATGGGCTTGTCAAACATGCAGAACCCCCTGCAGTGGAAGATGCAATCTTCTCAGAGAGTGGCTCAAGCAGGCCCTCTTGGAAATGCCATTCTTCAATCACCTGCAGCAGTACTTGCAACCTCCAATGCTGGAAGTCCAGCAGGGAAGGTGGCGAAACTCCCATCCACACCGCTGAATTCAAGCCAGAAAGTGATGACTACTGGGCCGTCTGTTTCAGCTCAGTCAGCTCAGGCTCAGAGCCTGGGTAAGAACCAGCAGCTCTTCTTCAATTCGGAGCCTGTGCACCAGAGTGGTGGCACTGCTTTGCCCCAGAAGCGGCATGCAGAGCCAAATTCCGTAGCACAGGCAGTGTTTTCTGGCAACATGAATGCGAGAAGGGCTGCCAATCAGCATGCACAGCCAGTGCTGACAGGGTCTGGTGCTGGCAGTTATGTTGTGGGTGGTGGGAAGGGTGCTGCTGTCCTTGGTCCTTTGGTTGGTGGCCCTATAGCCGCAATGGCTGGGGCATCCTATGGAAAATCAGCTACAAACTTGCCTGCGAAATCAACTGAACAAAAACCAGCGACAG CTTGA